The Cuculus canorus isolate bCucCan1 chromosome 38, bCucCan1.pri, whole genome shotgun sequence genome includes a window with the following:
- the QPRT gene encoding nicotinate-nucleotide pyrophosphorylase [carboxylating] gives MAALSPDLWAQLPPHKLRSLARAWLDEDSPFPDAASAAVGRSPLRAELLCKSPGVMAGAPFAQAAWEETGCAVTWLVADGHRLPPGRTTVATVEGPAAAVLVAERTALNAVGRCSGVATAAARAVAVAKGAAWRGMVAGTRKTTPGFRLAEKYALAVGGAESHRHGLGGGVLLKDNHLAAARAPLEKVVGMARGAGGFTQRLTVECSSMADAVRAAKAGVDIVLLDNFTPQELHEAAAAVKATDPRVMVEASGGIDLENLPRFLGPHIDVVSMGCLTHGVSSLDFALRVVDQP, from the exons atggCCGCCCTCTCCCCGGACCTGTGGGCGCAGCTGCCGCCCCACAAGCTCCGCTCTTTGGCCCGGGCTTGGTTGGACGAAGACTCCCCCTTCCCCGACGCGGCGTCGGCGGCCGTGGGTCGCTCCCCGCTGCGAGCCGAGCTGCTTTGCAAGTCTCCGGGGGTGATGGCGGGCGCCCCCTTCGCCCAGGCCGCCTGGGAGGAGACGGGGTGCGCCGTCACCTGGTTGGTGGCCGACGGCCACCGGTTGCCCCCCGGCAGGACGACGGTGGCCACGGTGGAGGGTCCGGCGGCCGCGGTGCTGGTGGCCGAGCGGACGGCCCTCAACGCCGTGGGGCGGTGCAGCGGGGTGGCCACGGCGGCCGCCAGGGCGGTGGCGGTGGCCAAAGGGGCCGCGTGGCGGGGAATGGTGGCCGGGACCAGGAAGACGACGCCGGGCTTTCGTTTGGCCGAGAAATACGCTTTGGCCGTGGGGGGAGCCGAGAGCCATCGCCACGGCCTTGGAGGGGGCGTCCTCCTCAAGGACAACCACCTGGCGGCCGCCCGCGCCCCCCTCGAGAAG GTGGTGGGAATGGCGCGCGGCGCCGGGGGCTTCACGCAGCGCCTGACGGTCGAATGCAGCTCCATGGCCGACGCCGTCCGCGCCGCCAAAGCCGGAGTGGACATCGTCCTCCTCGACAACTTCACCCCCCAG GAGCTCCacgaggcggcggcggcggtgaaGGCCACCGACCCCCGGGTGATGGTGGAGGCCAGCGGGGGGATCGACCTGGAGAACCTGCCCCGCTTCTTGGGGCCCCACATCGACGTCGTCTCCATGGGGTGCCTGACCCACGGCGTCAGCTCCCTCGACTTCGCCCTCCGCGTCGTGGACCAGCCCTGA